A single genomic interval of Amycolatopsis albispora harbors:
- a CDS encoding adenylate/guanylate cyclase domain-containing protein, which yields MTTTARPLGSWLLGSADQRDAVLRVRLNLLLITSIVLANVIGALVVVALVVLVIPGPSVFAPDLVFWQAVVLPVYVGFSLLAGVVWGRRRAVRTLSWVFDGRTPSQRERRAALRVPMRLARVQAVFWFGALLLFTTVTALELPGAAFKVGFTVAFGGIVVCANSYLLSEFALRPVAARVLSTGPPMRRRVSAGITVRLLLAWVLGTGLPVSGLMLVAMFALIREDVTTRQLAVAILVLGAVIGVFGFLLVTLTARATAAPVRTVRAALARVEKGELDTEVAVFDGTELGQLQSGFNRMVGGLRERERIRDLFGRHVGHEVAAEALDRQAGLGGEVREVAVLFVDVIGSTTLAATRPPGEVVDLLNRFFAVVVSAVHAHDGFVNKFEGDAALAVFGAPVDQPDAPGQALAAAREMGERLVAEVPECQAGIGVAAGQAVAGNIGHESRFEYTVIGDPVNEAARLTELAKSVPGRVVASMAAVDAADEAETACWHQIDETVLRGRTEPTRIAAPR from the coding sequence GTGACCACCACCGCCCGGCCGCTCGGGTCCTGGCTCCTCGGTTCGGCCGACCAGCGCGACGCGGTGCTGCGGGTGCGCCTGAACCTGCTGCTGATCACCTCGATCGTGCTGGCGAACGTGATCGGCGCGCTGGTGGTGGTCGCGCTGGTGGTGCTGGTCATTCCCGGCCCCAGCGTGTTCGCCCCGGACCTGGTGTTCTGGCAGGCCGTGGTGCTGCCGGTCTACGTCGGCTTCTCGCTGCTGGCCGGCGTGGTCTGGGGCCGCAGGCGCGCCGTGCGCACGCTGAGCTGGGTGTTCGACGGGCGGACGCCCAGCCAGCGGGAGCGGCGCGCCGCGCTGCGCGTGCCGATGCGGCTGGCGCGGGTGCAGGCGGTGTTCTGGTTCGGCGCGCTGCTGCTGTTCACCACGGTGACCGCGCTCGAACTGCCCGGCGCGGCGTTCAAGGTCGGCTTCACCGTGGCGTTCGGCGGCATCGTCGTCTGCGCGAACTCCTACCTGCTCAGCGAGTTCGCGTTGCGCCCGGTGGCCGCGCGGGTGCTGTCCACCGGGCCGCCGATGCGCCGGCGGGTCAGCGCCGGGATCACCGTGCGCCTGCTGCTGGCCTGGGTGCTCGGGACCGGGCTGCCGGTGTCCGGGCTGATGCTGGTGGCGATGTTCGCGCTGATCCGCGAGGACGTCACCACCCGGCAGCTCGCGGTGGCGATCCTGGTGCTGGGCGCGGTGATCGGCGTGTTCGGCTTCCTGCTGGTCACGCTGACCGCGCGGGCCACCGCGGCGCCGGTGCGGACCGTGCGCGCCGCGCTGGCCAGGGTGGAGAAGGGCGAGCTGGACACCGAGGTCGCCGTGTTCGACGGCACCGAACTGGGGCAGCTGCAGTCGGGGTTCAACCGCATGGTGGGCGGACTGCGTGAGCGCGAGCGCATCCGCGACCTGTTCGGCAGGCACGTCGGGCACGAGGTCGCCGCCGAGGCGCTGGACCGCCAGGCCGGGCTGGGCGGTGAGGTGCGCGAGGTGGCCGTGTTGTTCGTCGACGTGATCGGCTCGACCACGCTCGCCGCCACCCGGCCGCCCGGTGAGGTGGTCGACCTGCTCAACCGGTTCTTCGCGGTGGTGGTCTCGGCGGTGCACGCGCACGACGGGTTCGTGAACAAGTTCGAAGGCGACGCGGCGCTGGCGGTGTTCGGCGCGCCGGTGGACCAGCCGGACGCGCCGGGGCAGGCGCTCGCCGCCGCGCGTGAGATGGGTGAGCGGCTGGTGGCCGAGGTGCCCGAGTGCCAGGCGGGCATCGGGGTCGCCGCGGGGCAGGCGGTGGCGGGCAACATCGGCCACGAGAGCCGGTTCGAGTACACCGTTATCGGTGATCCGGTGAACGAGGCGGCGCGGCTGACCGAACTGGCGAAGTCGGTGCCGGGACGCGTGGTCGCGTCGATGGCCGCGGTGGACGCCGCCGACGAGGCCGAAACCGCGTGCTGGCACCAGATCGACGAGACCGTGCTGCGTGGCCGGACCGAGCCGACCAGAATTGCCGCGCCTCGCTGA
- a CDS encoding arginase family protein, producing the protein MRIHVVPQTQGALTPRAAELADGARALGALAAEVLGVLATEVTIDPAGDPSKVDGIANRAALVRNRAGQLAALEAPEAKVLTIGGDCAVELAPIGVARFRHGAGLGVAYFDAHPDLNTAASSPSGAYHGMVLRSLFGEGDPEFAASPALEPGRAVLVGTRSIDPAEQEAIDRGLATVAPAAELPKRLRESGAESVYLHLDLDVLDPAEFTGINYPEPDGLSVPELVSAIDSLAEFEVVGAAVTECVTADREELRKLVPVLEAVGRVMASGPR; encoded by the coding sequence GTGCGTATTCACGTTGTTCCGCAGACCCAGGGCGCGCTGACCCCGCGTGCCGCCGAGCTCGCCGACGGCGCCCGCGCGCTCGGCGCACTCGCCGCCGAGGTGCTCGGGGTGCTCGCCACCGAGGTGACCATCGATCCGGCCGGCGATCCGTCCAAAGTGGACGGCATCGCCAACCGCGCCGCGCTGGTGCGCAACCGGGCGGGCCAGCTGGCCGCGCTGGAGGCGCCCGAGGCGAAGGTGCTCACCATCGGCGGCGACTGCGCCGTCGAACTCGCGCCGATCGGTGTGGCCCGCTTCCGCCACGGCGCCGGGCTGGGTGTCGCCTACTTCGACGCTCACCCCGACCTCAACACCGCGGCGAGTTCCCCGTCGGGCGCGTACCACGGCATGGTGCTGCGGTCGCTGTTCGGCGAGGGCGATCCGGAGTTCGCGGCTTCGCCCGCGCTGGAACCGGGCCGCGCGGTGCTGGTCGGCACCCGCTCGATCGACCCGGCGGAGCAGGAGGCCATCGACCGGGGCCTGGCCACCGTGGCACCGGCCGCCGAGTTGCCCAAACGCCTGCGCGAGAGCGGCGCCGAGTCCGTCTACCTGCACCTCGATCTCGACGTGCTCGACCCGGCCGAGTTCACCGGGATCAACTACCCGGAGCCGGACGGGCTGAGCGTGCCCGAGCTGGTTTCCGCCATCGACTCGCTGGCCGAGTTCGAGGTGGTCGGCGCGGCGGTCACCGAATGCGTCACCGCCGACCGCGAGGAACTGCGCAAGCTCGTCCCGGTGCTGGAGGCGGTCGGGCGCGTCATGGCTTCTGGCCCACGCTGA
- a CDS encoding SagB/ThcOx family dehydrogenase yields the protein MADALSSAKAVHAMLNGQSEDTRDRPVQPNGPRIPLPDLEPPRADLVATLVQRRSAAKFADRPLDMAALSALLRFALGVQRFVQAQGVDKHPLGMAPSAGGLLCLRAYLLVRQADGVPPGIYRYESVSHQLIEIGPGDPTAGLTEVFLQPEFATNAPVTIALTARLDVAFTQYPLRHYRTLHVDAGVAVQNLYTVGTALGLACCAIAAFDDRALGSLLCLPDSEIATMLFSVGQKP from the coding sequence ATGGCGGACGCGCTCTCTTCGGCGAAGGCCGTGCACGCGATGCTGAACGGGCAGTCCGAGGACACCCGTGACCGGCCCGTACAGCCAAACGGGCCGCGGATCCCGTTGCCGGACCTCGAACCGCCACGCGCGGACCTGGTCGCCACGCTGGTGCAGCGCCGGTCCGCGGCCAAGTTCGCCGACCGGCCGCTCGACATGGCCGCGCTCAGCGCGCTGCTGCGCTTCGCGCTCGGCGTGCAGCGGTTTGTGCAGGCCCAAGGCGTGGACAAGCACCCGCTGGGCATGGCGCCCAGCGCCGGGGGGCTGCTCTGCCTGCGTGCCTACCTGCTGGTCCGCCAGGCCGACGGGGTGCCGCCCGGCATCTACCGGTACGAGTCGGTCTCGCACCAGCTGATCGAGATCGGCCCCGGCGACCCGACGGCCGGGCTGACCGAGGTTTTCCTGCAGCCGGAGTTCGCCACGAACGCCCCGGTGACCATCGCGCTGACCGCGCGCCTGGACGTGGCCTTCACGCAGTACCCGCTGCGGCACTACCGCACGCTGCACGTGGACGCCGGGGTGGCGGTGCAGAACCTCTACACCGTGGGCACCGCGCTGGGCCTGGCCTGCTGCGCGATCGCCGCCTTCGACGACCGCGCCCTCGGCTCGCTGCTGTGCCTGCCGGATTCCGAGATCGCCACCATGCTGTTCAGCGTGGGCCAGAAGCCATGA
- a CDS encoding PucR family transcriptional regulator, whose translation MTVERGLNSVETRPALPRRLAEILRPELPTLGGQIVEEIRTVIPEYGRPLDGPYGRSIRAGVDCAMSLFVDQIADPGSIKEDLLDVHRKLGQLEMREGRSLDTLQAAYRVGARVAWRRIMQVGRRAGLSSAVMSELADAMFAFMDELASIALDGYLEAKACSAGALETWRRRLLQLILERPQPPREAIAELAQLTGWAMPAKLFAVAVRTPGGVSRRLPSLDEDVLAELDAPEPLLLVPGEPVDARLSAIQNALPGYRLSAGPSVPLEAAADSLRWARRALTLTGEGLLPARRLIRAEEHLAAVLLHSDENLIAQLRERHFAPLRGMTDKQRGRLTETLRAWLDAQGNVLEIAERLKVHPQTVRYRMRQLQATFGASLDDPDSRFEMELILRSEPRPGQPKDTRDETPNGSWARYRLAEVMPVPRGPVTPPPGSPRPRRSPA comes from the coding sequence ATGACGGTCGAGCGCGGGCTGAACTCGGTGGAAACCCGCCCGGCACTGCCCCGGCGCCTGGCCGAGATCCTGCGCCCGGAGCTGCCGACGCTCGGGGGCCAGATCGTCGAGGAGATCCGGACCGTCATTCCCGAGTACGGGCGTCCGCTCGACGGTCCGTACGGCCGGTCCATCCGCGCCGGGGTGGACTGCGCGATGTCGTTGTTCGTCGACCAGATCGCCGACCCCGGCTCGATCAAGGAGGATCTGCTCGACGTCCACCGCAAGCTGGGGCAGCTGGAGATGCGCGAGGGGCGCAGCCTGGACACGCTGCAGGCCGCCTACCGCGTCGGTGCCAGGGTGGCGTGGCGGCGGATCATGCAGGTGGGGCGGCGCGCGGGCCTGTCGTCGGCGGTGATGTCGGAACTGGCCGACGCGATGTTCGCGTTCATGGACGAGCTGGCCTCGATCGCGCTCGACGGGTATCTGGAGGCGAAGGCGTGCTCGGCGGGCGCGCTGGAAACCTGGCGGCGCCGGTTGCTGCAGCTGATCCTGGAGCGCCCGCAGCCGCCGCGGGAAGCCATCGCCGAGCTGGCCCAGCTGACCGGCTGGGCGATGCCGGCGAAACTGTTCGCGGTGGCGGTCCGCACGCCGGGCGGGGTGTCGCGCCGGCTGCCGTCGCTGGACGAGGACGTGCTCGCCGAGCTGGACGCGCCGGAGCCGCTGCTGCTGGTGCCGGGGGAGCCGGTGGACGCCAGGCTGTCGGCGATCCAGAACGCGCTGCCGGGATATCGCCTGTCGGCGGGGCCGTCCGTCCCGCTGGAGGCGGCCGCGGACTCGCTGCGCTGGGCCCGGCGCGCGCTCACCCTGACCGGCGAGGGCCTGCTCCCGGCTCGGCGGTTGATCCGCGCGGAGGAGCACCTGGCCGCGGTGTTGTTGCATTCTGACGAGAACCTGATCGCGCAGCTGCGGGAGCGGCATTTCGCGCCGCTGCGGGGAATGACGGACAAGCAGCGCGGCAGGCTCACCGAAACGCTGCGGGCCTGGCTGGATGCGCAGGGCAACGTGCTGGAGATAGCCGAGCGGCTGAAGGTGCACCCGCAGACGGTGCGCTACCGGATGCGGCAGCTGCAGGCCACTTTCGGGGCGAGCCTGGATGATCCGGATTCGCGGTTCGAAATGGAACTCATCCTGCGGAGCGAGCCACGACCGGGGCAGCCGAAGGACACGCGCGACGAGACGCCGAACGGGTCGTGGGCGCGGTACCGGCTGGCGGAGGTGATGCCGGTACCGCGGGGGCCGGTCACCCCTCCGCCGGGCTCACCGAGACCGCGCCGCTCACCCGCCTGA
- a CDS encoding TetR/AcrR family transcriptional regulator, with product MSTEPAPKWRRLEPDARKEQIFDCAAELFGQRPYAEVSTSDIAAEAGVARGLINHYFGTKRELYLAVIRRALTVPHFAVEILPEGTLEQRVDAAVSWFLDMVGRQENLWLAAIAPEGIGRDLAVEQILEEADRESADRVLEAVGITADDPHHGELNALVRAYGGMVKAAGREWLVRGALTREQVHALLTGTLLTLVNEIFDKIRAT from the coding sequence ATGAGCACCGAGCCCGCACCCAAGTGGCGAAGACTGGAACCGGACGCCAGGAAGGAACAGATCTTCGACTGCGCGGCGGAGCTGTTCGGCCAGCGGCCGTACGCCGAAGTGTCCACTTCGGACATCGCAGCCGAGGCGGGCGTGGCGCGGGGGTTGATCAACCACTACTTCGGCACCAAGCGGGAGCTGTACCTGGCGGTGATCCGGCGGGCGCTGACGGTGCCGCACTTCGCCGTGGAGATCCTGCCGGAAGGCACGCTGGAGCAGCGGGTGGACGCGGCGGTGTCGTGGTTCCTCGACATGGTCGGGCGGCAGGAGAACCTGTGGCTGGCGGCGATCGCGCCGGAAGGCATCGGGCGCGACCTCGCGGTGGAGCAGATCCTCGAGGAGGCCGACCGCGAATCGGCCGACCGGGTGCTCGAAGCCGTCGGCATCACCGCGGACGACCCGCACCACGGTGAGCTGAACGCGCTGGTCCGCGCCTACGGCGGCATGGTCAAGGCGGCGGGCCGGGAATGGCTGGTGCGGGGCGCGCTGACCAGGGAACAGGTACACGCCCTGCTCACCGGCACCCTGCTCACCCTGGTGAACGAGATCTTCGACAAAATCCGCGCGACGTAG
- a CDS encoding flavin monoamine oxidase family protein, translating into MTSAVPTAIHTPEPPGGPITMFGPDFPFAYDDYLAHPAGLGSVPPEHHGREVAVIGGGLSGLVTAYELMKLGLRPVVYEADQLGGRLRTVSFDGFPSDVVAEMGAMRFPPSSTSLFHYIDKVGLSTKEFPNPLAPATPSTVVDLKGETHYATSPADLPAVFGEVSAAWHATLDRHAAFGEMQDAIRRRDVKRIKDIWNELVEKLDNQTFYGFLCDSPAFASFRHREIFGQVGFGTGGWDTDFPNSILEILRVVYTGADDEHRSIVGGSQQLPLRLWDRVPSRMTHWPAGTSLRSLHGGAPRPGVARLHRTAPNNITVTDTRGGIRTYPAAVFTAQSWMLLAKISCDESLFPIDHWTAIERTHYMESSKVFVPVDRPFWLDPDPVTGRDTMSMTLTDRMTRGTYLLDSGPDSPAVICLSYTWADDSLKWLPLSATERVEVMLQSLREIYPGVDVRRHITGDPVTVSWEAEPHFMGAFKANLPGHYRYQERLFTHFMQDRLPERYRGLFLAGDDVSWTAGWAEGAVQTALNAVWGVLHHFGGRTHPDNPGPGDLFDEIAPLVLPD; encoded by the coding sequence ATGACCTCCGCCGTGCCCACCGCGATCCACACGCCCGAACCGCCGGGCGGGCCGATCACGATGTTCGGCCCGGACTTTCCGTTCGCCTACGACGACTACCTGGCCCACCCCGCCGGGCTCGGCTCTGTTCCGCCCGAGCACCACGGCCGCGAGGTGGCGGTGATCGGCGGCGGGCTGTCCGGGCTGGTCACCGCCTACGAGCTGATGAAGCTGGGGCTGCGCCCGGTGGTCTACGAAGCCGACCAGCTCGGCGGGCGGCTGCGCACGGTCAGTTTCGACGGCTTTCCGTCCGATGTGGTCGCCGAGATGGGCGCGATGCGCTTCCCGCCGTCGTCGACCTCGCTGTTCCACTACATCGACAAGGTGGGCCTGAGCACCAAGGAGTTCCCGAACCCGCTGGCACCGGCCACGCCGAGCACGGTGGTCGATCTCAAGGGCGAAACGCACTACGCCACCTCGCCCGCCGACCTGCCCGCGGTGTTCGGGGAGGTCTCCGCCGCCTGGCACGCCACGCTCGACCGCCACGCCGCCTTCGGGGAGATGCAGGACGCGATCCGCCGCCGGGACGTCAAGCGCATCAAGGACATCTGGAACGAGCTGGTGGAGAAGCTGGACAACCAGACCTTCTACGGCTTCCTCTGCGACTCGCCCGCCTTCGCCTCCTTCCGCCACCGCGAGATCTTCGGCCAGGTCGGCTTCGGCACCGGCGGCTGGGACACCGACTTCCCCAACTCCATCCTGGAGATCCTCCGGGTGGTCTACACCGGTGCCGACGACGAGCACCGCAGCATCGTCGGCGGCAGCCAGCAGCTGCCGCTCCGGCTGTGGGACCGGGTGCCGTCGCGGATGACGCACTGGCCGGCCGGGACCAGCCTGCGCTCACTGCACGGCGGCGCCCCGCGGCCCGGCGTCGCGCGCCTGCACCGCACCGCGCCGAACAACATCACGGTGACCGACACCCGCGGCGGCATCCGCACCTATCCGGCGGCGGTGTTCACCGCGCAGAGCTGGATGCTGCTGGCGAAGATCTCGTGTGACGAATCGCTGTTCCCGATCGACCACTGGACCGCGATCGAGCGCACGCACTACATGGAGTCCTCGAAGGTCTTCGTGCCGGTGGACCGGCCGTTCTGGCTCGACCCCGATCCGGTCACCGGGCGCGACACGATGAGCATGACGCTCACCGACCGGATGACCCGCGGCACCTACCTGCTCGACTCCGGGCCGGATTCGCCCGCGGTGATCTGCCTTTCCTACACCTGGGCCGACGACTCGCTGAAATGGCTGCCGCTTTCGGCCACCGAACGGGTGGAGGTGATGCTGCAGTCGCTGCGGGAGATCTATCCCGGCGTGGACGTGCGGCGGCACATCACCGGTGATCCGGTCACCGTGTCGTGGGAGGCCGAACCGCATTTCATGGGCGCGTTCAAGGCGAACCTGCCCGGGCACTACCGGTACCAGGAACGGTTGTTCACCCACTTCATGCAGGACCGGCTGCCCGAGCGCTACCGCGGGCTGTTCCTGGCCGGTGACGACGTTTCGTGGACCGCGGGCTGGGCGGAGGGCGCGGTGCAGACCGCGTTGAACGCCGTCTGGGGCGTGCTGCACCACTTCGGCGGGCGGACGCATCCGGACAACCCCGGACCGGGTGATCTCTTCGACGAAATCGCCCCGCTCGTGCTGCCCGACTGA
- a CDS encoding carbon-nitrogen hydrolase family protein: MKVAVFQGPADGADFLPRLAGAAARASGADLLVCPEMAATGYNIGEAAEDLAEQADGPTARRVAEICRAHGLAIAYGYPERALGTVHNSVQLIDATGRALANYRKTHLFGELDKAHFSPGDRAVVQARLGELTVGLLICYDVEFPELVRAHALSGTELLVVPTALMRPYEIVADIVVPARAYESQVFLAYANRCDVEGELDYCGRSVVMAPDGTELARAGAGEELLLATVDPARLAASRRENTHLADRRPELYERKA, translated from the coding sequence ATGAAGGTCGCAGTGTTCCAGGGTCCCGCCGACGGCGCGGACTTCCTGCCCCGGCTGGCCGGCGCGGCCGCCCGCGCGTCGGGCGCCGACCTGCTGGTCTGCCCGGAAATGGCGGCCACCGGGTACAACATCGGTGAGGCCGCCGAGGACCTGGCCGAGCAGGCCGACGGCCCGACCGCACGCCGGGTCGCCGAGATCTGCCGTGCACACGGGCTGGCGATCGCCTACGGCTACCCGGAACGCGCACTCGGCACCGTCCACAACAGCGTCCAGCTGATCGACGCGACCGGGCGGGCGCTGGCCAACTACCGGAAGACGCACCTGTTCGGCGAGCTGGACAAGGCGCACTTCTCCCCCGGCGACCGGGCGGTGGTGCAGGCCAGGCTCGGCGAACTGACCGTCGGCCTGCTCATCTGCTACGACGTCGAATTCCCCGAACTGGTGCGGGCCCACGCGTTGTCGGGCACCGAACTGCTGGTGGTGCCGACGGCGTTGATGCGGCCGTACGAGATCGTCGCCGACATCGTGGTGCCCGCGCGCGCCTACGAAAGCCAGGTGTTCCTGGCCTACGCCAACCGATGCGACGTCGAAGGCGAGCTGGACTACTGCGGCCGCAGCGTGGTGATGGCGCCCGACGGCACCGAACTCGCCCGCGCCGGTGCCGGGGAGGAACTGCTGCTCGCCACGGTCGATCCGGCGCGGCTGGCCGCCTCCCGCCGCGAGAACACGCACTTGGCCGACCGGCGGCCGGAGCTGTACGAGAGAAAGGCCTGA
- a CDS encoding amino acid permease, with protein MSQRSDRSSAGLRAALVRRKPVDVLLAEGGHGEGGTLRRTLGLSQLTMLSIGATLGSGIFVVLGEAVPVAGPAVVLSFVLAGITALFSALSYAELAGMIPLSGSSYTYAYATLGELVAWVCGWCLVLEYGVSVASVAVGWGQYINELLDLTLGVTIPAALSSPPGDGGIVNLPAIVIVLLAMVLLLAGARESARANAIMVVVKVATLLLFCFIAFSAVEAGNFSPFLPLGLAGMSAGAAKLFFSYIGFDAASTAGEEAKNPQRDLPRAILLSLGIVTLLYCLVALAAVGALNWTGFEGSEAALSHVITTVLGNKLWAALLAAGALVAISSVVLTVLYGQTRILFAMSRDGLVPKALSKVDARTGSPRINTLVVSGFVAVLAAFVPLGNLADATSIGTLFAFGLVNVAVLVLRRSRPEMPRTFRVPLAPVTPVLGVLCCAYMMFSLDVATWLTFAGWMLFGLVLYFAYGMRRSKLARS; from the coding sequence ATGAGCCAGCGATCCGATCGGTCCAGCGCGGGGTTGCGTGCCGCACTGGTGCGCCGCAAACCCGTGGACGTCCTGCTCGCCGAAGGCGGCCACGGCGAGGGCGGCACCCTCCGGCGCACGCTCGGGCTGAGCCAGCTCACCATGCTCAGCATCGGCGCGACGCTCGGCAGCGGCATCTTCGTTGTCCTCGGCGAGGCCGTGCCGGTGGCGGGCCCGGCCGTGGTGCTCTCGTTCGTGCTGGCCGGGATCACCGCGTTGTTCTCCGCGCTGTCCTACGCCGAGCTGGCGGGCATGATCCCGCTGTCCGGTTCGTCCTACACCTACGCCTACGCCACCCTCGGCGAGCTGGTCGCCTGGGTCTGCGGCTGGTGCCTGGTGCTCGAATACGGGGTTTCGGTGGCCTCGGTGGCCGTCGGCTGGGGCCAGTACATCAACGAGCTGCTCGACCTCACTCTCGGCGTGACCATTCCCGCCGCGCTGAGCAGCCCGCCCGGCGACGGCGGCATCGTCAACCTGCCCGCGATCGTGATCGTGCTGCTGGCCATGGTGCTGCTGCTGGCCGGGGCCAGGGAAAGCGCGCGGGCGAACGCGATCATGGTGGTGGTCAAGGTGGCCACCCTGCTGCTGTTCTGCTTCATCGCCTTCAGCGCGGTCGAGGCCGGGAACTTCAGCCCGTTCCTGCCGCTCGGCCTGGCCGGGATGAGCGCGGGCGCGGCGAAGTTGTTCTTCTCCTACATCGGCTTCGACGCCGCGTCGACCGCCGGTGAGGAGGCGAAGAACCCGCAGCGCGACCTGCCGCGTGCCATCCTGCTCTCGCTCGGCATCGTCACCCTGCTCTACTGCCTGGTCGCGCTGGCCGCGGTCGGCGCGCTGAACTGGACCGGGTTCGAGGGCTCCGAGGCGGCGCTGTCCCACGTGATCACCACCGTGCTGGGCAACAAGCTCTGGGCCGCGCTGCTGGCCGCCGGGGCGCTGGTGGCCATCTCCAGCGTGGTGCTCACCGTCCTGTATGGACAGACGCGCATCCTTTTTGCCATGTCGCGCGACGGGCTGGTCCCGAAAGCACTGTCCAAGGTGGATGCCAGGACCGGCAGCCCGCGGATCAACACGCTGGTGGTGTCCGGTTTTGTCGCCGTGCTGGCCGCGTTCGTGCCGCTGGGCAACCTGGCCGACGCGACCAGCATCGGCACGCTGTTCGCGTTCGGCCTGGTCAACGTGGCGGTGCTGGTGCTGCGCCGCAGCCGCCCGGAGATGCCGCGCACCTTCCGCGTGCCGCTCGCCCCGGTCACGCCGGTGCTGGGCGTGCTCTGCTGCGCGTACATGATGTTCAGCCTGGACGTCGCCACCTGGCTGACCTTCGCCGGCTGGATGCTGTTCGGCCTGGTGCTGTACTTCGCGTACGGCATGCGGCGCTCGAAGCTGGCACGGTCATGA
- a CDS encoding GNAT family N-acetyltransferase, producing the protein MHIREFTDADWAQVWPIVREVVRKGDTYAYDPAMTEDEARGTWIERPPRQTVVAVEDGRVLGTAKMGANRAGPGAHVATASLMVDAGVRGKGVGTELCRYVLDWARDRGFAGMQFNAVAASNTSAVKIYQRLGFEIVGTVPGAFEHPELGRVGLHIMYCDFTATQRPSAEPADPPASPPR; encoded by the coding sequence TTGCACATCCGTGAGTTCACCGATGCCGACTGGGCCCAGGTGTGGCCGATCGTGCGTGAGGTGGTGCGGAAGGGCGACACCTATGCCTACGACCCGGCCATGACCGAGGACGAGGCCCGCGGCACCTGGATCGAGCGCCCGCCGCGCCAGACGGTCGTCGCTGTCGAAGACGGCCGCGTGCTCGGCACCGCGAAGATGGGCGCCAACCGGGCGGGCCCGGGAGCGCACGTCGCCACGGCGAGCCTGATGGTCGACGCCGGGGTGCGCGGCAAGGGCGTCGGCACCGAACTGTGCCGGTACGTGCTGGACTGGGCGAGGGATCGCGGGTTCGCCGGGATGCAGTTCAACGCCGTGGCCGCGTCGAACACCTCCGCGGTGAAGATCTACCAGCGGCTCGGCTTCGAGATCGTCGGCACCGTGCCCGGGGCCTTCGAGCACCCCGAACTGGGCCGCGTCGGGCTGCACATCATGTACTGCGACTTCACCGCCACTCAGCGCCCCAGTGCCGAACCGGCGGATCCCCCAGCAAGCCCGCCGCGGTGA
- a CDS encoding SRPBCC family protein: MPREFEINRQVTLPATPEQVWAAITAGTAGWMFPTESDPEAGGYRLLDDHQVLDWTPPERYALRAEQPDGSFNALEWVLEGRQGTTVLRFVHSGMLADEDWDNEYDGAAKHTDFYLHTLGQYVGHFPGRAATYVAADAPESSMAPDGFARLLAALGVREAGDRVEVALAGQPRTAVVDHLNQWFLGLRTEDALYRVFGRNTWGGPVGVSLHLFARDANAETSGKALRAWLDTVYR, encoded by the coding sequence ATGCCGCGCGAGTTCGAGATCAATCGCCAGGTCACGCTCCCGGCCACGCCCGAGCAGGTGTGGGCCGCGATCACCGCGGGCACCGCCGGCTGGATGTTCCCCACCGAGTCCGATCCCGAGGCAGGCGGCTACCGGCTGCTCGACGACCACCAGGTGCTCGACTGGACCCCGCCGGAGCGGTACGCGCTGCGCGCGGAGCAGCCCGACGGTTCGTTCAACGCGCTGGAATGGGTGCTCGAAGGCCGCCAAGGCACCACGGTGCTGCGGTTCGTGCACAGCGGCATGCTCGCCGACGAGGACTGGGACAACGAGTACGACGGCGCCGCCAAGCACACCGACTTCTACCTGCACACGCTCGGGCAGTACGTCGGCCACTTCCCGGGGCGCGCGGCCACCTACGTCGCCGCCGACGCGCCCGAGTCGTCCATGGCACCGGACGGGTTCGCCCGGCTGCTGGCCGCGCTGGGCGTGCGCGAAGCCGGTGACCGCGTTGAAGTCGCGCTGGCCGGGCAGCCGCGGACCGCGGTGGTCGACCACCTGAACCAGTGGTTTCTCGGGCTGCGCACGGAAGACGCGCTGTACCGGGTGTTCGGCCGCAACACCTGGGGCGGTCCGGTCGGTGTGAGCCTGCACCTGTTCGCGCGCGACGCGAACGCCGAGACCAGCGGCAAGGCGCTGCGGGCCTGGCTGGACACCGTCTACCGGTAG
- a CDS encoding YciI family protein produces MRFMILMKSDERAEAGEAATEADLAAMYRYNEELVKAGVLLGGEGLHASARGTRVTLTAEETVVAHGPFPRPRELVAGFWLIQVKSREEAIAWARRCPAPADGETVLELRQVVEAEDFGDALTPELREANDRLRELTVS; encoded by the coding sequence ATGCGGTTCATGATCCTGATGAAGTCGGACGAGCGCGCCGAGGCCGGTGAGGCAGCCACCGAAGCCGACCTGGCCGCGATGTACCGCTACAACGAGGAACTGGTGAAGGCGGGCGTGCTGCTCGGCGGGGAGGGGCTGCACGCGAGCGCACGCGGCACCCGGGTCACGCTCACCGCGGAGGAAACCGTGGTGGCGCACGGGCCGTTCCCGCGGCCGCGTGAGCTGGTCGCCGGGTTCTGGCTGATCCAGGTGAAGTCCAGGGAGGAGGCGATCGCCTGGGCGCGGCGGTGCCCGGCGCCCGCCGACGGCGAGACGGTGCTGGAGCTGCGGCAGGTGGTCGAGGCCGAGGACTTCGGTGACGCGCTCACCCCGGAACTGCGGGAGGCCAACGACCGGCTGCGGGAACTGACCGTGTCCTGA